The DNA segment aaaaaaataaaaataaaataattaagtttaatttttttttttttgtgagtaCACCGACAACGAAGCTGCGTTGAATGCACAAACATACACGTTACCAACAATTTAGTCGCATTGATCAGACATTTGAAGCTAAGGTTTTGTGTTCTAATTCAACCGAATTCCTTTCTTGTATCGCAAACCATTGGACCGTTCTTCGCGCAATTGGCAACCAAACCTTCCACAGCCTCTCACTGGCCCCATTAGATGTCACACATTCTCTGATCCTATTCTCCTTCCCCTTTTGTGTAAACCTCTCAGACATGCACCTCTTCTCCGCAGGACTATTCAGTGCCGTAAACGAGTTTTCTTCCTCATTAGAACTCGAAATCCCATGAAAATTTCCGCTGTCGTCGCTGGATTCCAAAGGACACAAACAGAATCTCCCACTGCAAACATCATTAAGCATCTCACTGTTCAATGACAACAGGTCCGAAGCATTAAGATCACTCCACCTGCTCCTCGTAAAAACATTAGAGATAACTATCTTATGATTCATCACGTGCACCGGTTTGTTCCACTTTCTTGTCCCACCAATAGAACTGCTATCATCAATAAGCAGTAGTTCTTGTTTCTTGCACTTGCCCACGTCCCAAAAGCCTCTTCTCGATGATCCTCGACACCGCTGGTCTAAGGGTAAATATGacctaaattaaaaattttaacagattttttattaatttaaatgtgAGCTTTATTAATTGAGGTCTTTTTTTCagacataagtttttttttttttttttttttgctttatgaaaactattaattttgtcggtaaatttaaagtttgagttttaattattttacctttGGATCGATGCTGACCCTCCATGAGATGGCTCTCTGTGAACAAAGATTTCAAGGTTTGGATCCTCCGTGAGATTTGAAGGAACTCGGAGGAACCGCGAGCTTAATGAAAAGTTGAGGTTTTTAATGTCCCCTGCTTCAACCCTGCGTCTACAAAGAGGGCACGTAGAGTGGCTTTCAAACCACTTGTCAATGCAATTCATGTGGAAAGCGTGCTTGCACTTTGGAAGAAGTCTTAGAGTCTCTGTGTCCTCGAATTTGGAGAGACAAACGGTGCATTCTAGGCCTTCTTTGGAACCCTTGAGGGAAGAGAACTTGAAGAAAGGAAGTGTTTCAACTACTTGTTTGTCAATCCCAGAAACTCTAGACCTTGATCGAGTTAGGCCCTGAAAGTTTTGGAGATTTGAGTTTTGCCTAAGGAGTTCATGAGGGATAGTTCGGCAGAATTTAACATAGAGAAGTAAGAGTAATGTTATGGCAAACATTGTGGAGAGAACTGCTATTACTATTCCCTTGCTTGGATGAACCGTTTGAGGGAGTTCTGCCAGGTTCTGTTCTTCACTATCTTTGGCTTGGGATTGAACATTGAAGGGGAGAGAAAGAACCAGCATGAACATTATTAGCAAACGGTTCTTAAAGGGGTTGAACTTGAGGGTGTTACACATCTTCTGAAGAGAAGATCTTAATTACCAGATTTTGGTTCTCTCTTTTTGATTCTTTTCTTACTAAATAAACATTTGTGAGTGGAAATCAGAAATGGCTGCTACTACTTGATTGGCATAACATATCATAGCATCTCTCCACTGGTGTTAGTCCAACGAATGCAGACAACTTGGAAAGCTTTCAATCT comes from the Glycine soja cultivar W05 chromosome 6, ASM419377v2, whole genome shotgun sequence genome and includes:
- the LOC114415144 gene encoding putative RING-H2 finger protein ATL12, which translates into the protein MCNTLKFNPFKNRLLIMFMLVLSLPFNVQSQAKDSEEQNLAELPQTVHPSKGIVIAVLSTMFAITLLLLLYVKFCRTIPHELLRQNSNLQNFQGLTRSRSRVSGIDKQVVETLPFFKFSSLKGSKEGLECTVCLSKFEDTETLRLLPKCKHAFHMNCIDKWFESHSTCPLCRRRVEAGDIKNLNFSLSSRFLRVPSNLTEDPNLEIFVHREPSHGGSASIQRSYLPLDQRCRGSSRRGFWDVGKCKKQELLLIDDSSSIGGTRKWNKPVHVMNHKIVISNVFTRSRWSDLNASDLLSLNSEMLNDVCSGRFCLCPLESSDDSGNFHGISSSNEEENSFTALNSPAEKRCMSERFTQKGKENRIRECVTSNGASERLWKVWLPIARRTVQWFAIQERNSVELEHKTLASNV